A single window of Salvia splendens isolate huo1 chromosome 8, SspV2, whole genome shotgun sequence DNA harbors:
- the LOC121744314 gene encoding NADH dehydrogenase [ubiquinone] 1 alpha subcomplex subunit 2-like, protein MAWRGQLSRNMKELRILFAPNSASSSSTRAFIENNYKDLKTKNPKLPILIREATGIEPQLWARYGFGVERGVRLEGLNEEQISKALEDLNKAGEALQS, encoded by the exons ATGGCGTGGAGGGGACAGCTTTCTCGAAATATGAAGGAGCTCCGCATCTTATTCGCTCCTAATTCGGCTTCCAGCTCTTCCACTAG AGCTTTCATCGAGAACAATTACAAGGATCTGAAGACAAAAAACCCTAAGCTCCCCATTTTGATCCGCGAGGCCACTGGCATCGAGCCTCAGCTTTGGGCGAGATATG GATTTGGCGTGGAAAGGGGAGTACGCCTGGAAGGTTTGAATGAGGAACAGATTTCTAAGGCTCTTGAGGACCTTAATAAAGCAGGTGAAGCCCTTCAAAGCTGA
- the LOC121743217 gene encoding protein ALP1-like: MGPVGGNKKKRKIEKKAEENALIMGSSEEGCTKWWGVLTKTIAGSPSSSLILDSFKSTFKVSRITFDYICCLVKERMMAKTHFSFANGKPMTLNDQVALALVRLGSGNSLISIGESFGAHHSTVSQLTWRFVEAIEEKGLHHLQWPSTELEMTQIKQKFEKIRGLPNCCGAIDTTHITMLLTSSDQEADTWLDHKQNHSMILQAIVDPDLRFRNIVTGWPGKMSDSSVLQSSSFFKQCQKGEKLNGKTTHLSEKTELTEYIIGDYGFPLLPWLVTPYQGKELSKAEADFNKRLLATQSVADRALARLKGVWRIIHGEMWRPDRHKLPRFILVCCILHNIIIDMEDGISDDLPSSLVHDQGYRQEICEPVNRAGSILRDRLSMYFSGR, from the exons ATGGGGCCGGTGGGAgggaataaaaagaaaaggaaaatagaGAAGAAGGCTGAAGAAAACGCTTTGATCATGGGGTCTTCGGAGGAGGGCTGTACAAAGTGGTGGGGTGTTTTGACAAAGACAATTGCTG GTAGTCCATCGTCTTCACTGATATTAGACAGCTTCAAATCTACTTTCAAGGTGTCTAGAATAACTTTCGACTATATATGTTGCCTAGTAAAAGAGCGTATGATGGCCAAGACACATTTTTCATTCGCAAATGGCAAGCCAATGACGTTAAACGACCAGGTAGCCTTAGCACTAGTAAGACTTGGGTCTGGCAACTCGTTGATTTCAATTGGGGAGTCATTCGGGGCACACCACTCGACTGTCTCACAGTTGACATGGCGCTTCGTGGAGGCCATTGAAGAAAAGGGTCTTCACCACCTCCAGTGGCCTTCAACAGAATTGGAAATGACACAAATAAAACAGAAGTTTGAGAAAATCCGAGGCCTTCCGAATTGCTGTGGTGCCATTGACACTACTCATATAACCATGCTATTGACCTCATCTGATCAGGAAGCTGATACTTGGCTCGATCACAAGCAGAACCACAGCATGATCCTGCAAGCAATCGTGGACCCTGATCTGAGGTTCCGTAACATAGTCACCGGGTGGCCGGGGAAGATGAGCGACTCCTCCGTGCTCCAGAGCTCGAGTTTCTTCAAACAATGCCAGAAAGGGGAGAAGCTGAACGGGAAGACGACCCATTTATCAGAAAAAACAGAGTTAACAGAATACATTATTGGCGATTATGGGTTTCCATTGCTGCCTTGGCTTGTTACTCCATATCAAGGGAAAGAACTCTCAAAAGCTGAAGCAGATTTCAATAAGAGGCTCCTCGCAACTCAATCTGTTGCAGATAGGGCGTTGGCGAGGTTGAAGGGGGTGTGGCGGATAATTCATGGCGAAATGTGGAGACCGGACCGGCATAAGCTGCCTCGGTTTATCCTAGTATGCTGCATTCTCCACAATATCATCATAGACATGGAGGACGGCATCTCTGATGACTTGCCGTCGTCTCTCGTCCATGATCAAGGATACAGGCAAGAGATTTGTGAACCTGTCAACAGAGCAGGATCAATTTTGAGGGACAGACTGTCTATGTATTTTTCTGGTAGATGA
- the LOC121743794 gene encoding uncharacterized protein LOC121743794: protein MPPASTARGSAYLNALAVEIEKKLQRALASATQRRNLMQELFADVALEVDDRAKDIIFGEEGAISVSDDGYGGPLCFYDVLSDHFISMPESGKSILDLIVQLWSQSFASNIFALLFHKWLFEVQLDSPEVLLRYSSALVQGATNVFWIDIQTNTRRFQSLFKYLLEEVAIQPERLKKLPIQAQRNLFLLLSRFICFYDAVDKLQSFLKQFPDYPNAFLVGGGPDIFITELADQLQKLKVEPVLLHYLTQIKALQGVEFRMATSTKLKTCLYSFTSPGGPMYPTRAVRHAAWDALDFLFPVGRYPRHLISLFFRLLYPWYWPSSCWNFAVSCIQAVVYSVWRFLFSRWENLIKPRRPN from the exons ATGCCACCGGCGTCCACGGCTCGCGGCTCCGCTTATCTCAATGCGCTCGCCgttgagattgagaagaagcTTCAACGT GCGTTAGCTTCGGCAACGCAGAGGCGAAATTTGATGCAAGAGTTGTTTGCGGACGTTGCTCTCGAGGTAGATGATCGCGCAAAAG ATATAATTTTTGGCGAGGAGGGTGCTATATCTGTGTCTGATGATGGGTATGGAGGCCCTTTATGCTTTTATGACGTGCTTTCTGATCATTTCATTAGCATGCCTGAGAGTGGGAAATCAATCCTTGATTTGATTGTGCAACTTTGGAGCCAGTCATTTGCATCTAATATTTTCGCTTTGCTGTTCCACAAATGG CTGTTTGAGGTTCAGCTAGATAGTCCTGAGGTCCTGTTGCGGTACTCTTCTGCTCTTGTCCAAGGTGCTACAAATGTCTTCTG GATTGACATCCAAACAAATACACGTCGTTTCCAGAGTCTATTTAAG TATCTGCTTGAAGAAGTTGCTATACAGCCAGAGAGATTGAAGAAACTCCCCATACAG GCTCAGAGAAACCTGTTTCTTCTCCTCTCAAGATTCATTTGTTTCTACGATGCAG TTGATAAGCTTCAAAGCTTTTTGAAGCAGTTTCCTGATTACCCCAATGCTTTCTTGGTTGGTGGCGGCCCTGATATATTTATCACTGAACTAGCTGATCAG CTTCAGAAGTTAAAGGTGGAGCCTGTACTTCTGCACTACCTCACTCAAATAAAAGCTCTCCAAG GTGTAGAATTTCGAATGGCAACTAGTACAAAATTGAAAACTTGTCTCTATAGTTTCACATCTCCCGGTGGTCCTATGTATCCAACAAGAGCTGTTCGTCATGCTGCATGGGACGCTTTAGATTTTCTCTTCCCT GTTGGCAGATACCCTCGGCATCTAATAAGTCTGTTTTTCCGCTTGCTGTATCCGTGGTACTGGCCCTCGTCTTGTTGGAACTTTGCTGTTTCTTGTATACAAGCTGTGGTCTATTCTGTGTGGAGGTTTCTGTTTTCTAGATGGGAAAACCTGATAAAACCAAGACGACCAAACTAG
- the LOC121743584 gene encoding methyl-CpG-binding domain-containing protein 7-like isoform X1, with translation MERRQHRSSSSSMLVPYALRPSAVVPARILGGYESRRGYRYRRMMVSGGKLLRVDNEGCKNHLAVVREAPNIIPDGWIVEEVRRKYVKSTDKYYCEPETGLKFRSLIAIQRYLAGLDEDAPLSRALEEIMENKPLARAFKLENHKSSTRGKKDTSRKKPQASSFIDPPVKVTWVLASAQGDSWNPYISESLVPDAVKQQWTNRFMLFMKDGTSNFQNLQA, from the exons ATGGAGCGACGGCAGCACCGCTCATCGTCAAGCTCAATGCTGGTGCCGTACGCCCTCCGCCCGAGCGCAGTGGTTCCGGCCAGAATCCTCGGCGGCTATGAAAGT CGTCGTGGATATCGATATCGGAGGATGATGGTTTCTGGCGGAAAG CTGTTAAGAGTGGATAATGAAGGATGCAAGAATCACTTGGCTGTTGTACGGGAAGCCCCCAATATCATTCCAGATGGCTGGATTGTGGAGGAGGTACGTCGTAAGTATGTGAAGTCCACCGACAAG TATTACTGTGAACCTGAGACTGGATTGAAGTTCCGCTCTCTGATCGCCATTCAGAGGTACCTGGCAGGATTGGACGAAGACGCCCCATTATCCAGGGCTTTAGAAGAAATTATGGAAAATAAACCTCTTGCACGggcttttaaactggaaaatcACAAG AGCTCAACTCGAGGGAAGAAAGATACTTCTCGCAAAAAACCACAGGCCTCATCTTTTATCGATCCACCAGTAAAAGTGACTTGGGTTCTTGCCAGTGCACAAGGGGATTCATGGAATCCTTACATCTCCGAGTCATTGGTCCCCGACGCTGTTAAGCAACAATGGACAAACAGATTCATGCTCTTCATGAAGGATGGAACCAGCAATTTTCAGAACTTGCAAGCGTAG
- the LOC121743584 gene encoding methyl-CpG-binding domain-containing protein 7-like isoform X2, whose product MERRQHRSSSSSMLVPYALRPSAVVPARILGGYESRRGYRYRRMMVSGGKLLRVDNEGCKNHLAVVREAPNIIPDGWIVEEYYCEPETGLKFRSLIAIQRYLAGLDEDAPLSRALEEIMENKPLARAFKLENHKSSTRGKKDTSRKKPQASSFIDPPVKVTWVLASAQGDSWNPYISESLVPDAVKQQWTNRFMLFMKDGTSNFQNLQA is encoded by the exons ATGGAGCGACGGCAGCACCGCTCATCGTCAAGCTCAATGCTGGTGCCGTACGCCCTCCGCCCGAGCGCAGTGGTTCCGGCCAGAATCCTCGGCGGCTATGAAAGT CGTCGTGGATATCGATATCGGAGGATGATGGTTTCTGGCGGAAAG CTGTTAAGAGTGGATAATGAAGGATGCAAGAATCACTTGGCTGTTGTACGGGAAGCCCCCAATATCATTCCAGATGGCTGGATTGTGGAGGAG TATTACTGTGAACCTGAGACTGGATTGAAGTTCCGCTCTCTGATCGCCATTCAGAGGTACCTGGCAGGATTGGACGAAGACGCCCCATTATCCAGGGCTTTAGAAGAAATTATGGAAAATAAACCTCTTGCACGggcttttaaactggaaaatcACAAG AGCTCAACTCGAGGGAAGAAAGATACTTCTCGCAAAAAACCACAGGCCTCATCTTTTATCGATCCACCAGTAAAAGTGACTTGGGTTCTTGCCAGTGCACAAGGGGATTCATGGAATCCTTACATCTCCGAGTCATTGGTCCCCGACGCTGTTAAGCAACAATGGACAAACAGATTCATGCTCTTCATGAAGGATGGAACCAGCAATTTTCAGAACTTGCAAGCGTAG
- the LOC121743761 gene encoding probable histone H2A.2, producing MEAAAKPKKGAAGRKGGGPKKKPISRSVRAGLQFPVGRIGRYLKKGRYAQRVGTGAPVYMAAVLEYLAAEVLELAGNAARDNKKNRIIPRHVLLAVRNDEELGKLLQGVTIAHGGVLPNINPVLLPKKTGGEKPTKEQKPESFLLAGLSYDTNETVLKDAFENYGKIVEVKVICDRVSGKSRGYGFVRYSSEAEANKALKEMDGQLLDGRNIRIHYAHCSQRGKQGTQDMRYRLSIIMRGHKFDGWGAVS from the exons ATGGAGGCTGCCGCAAAACCGAAGAAGGGCGCCGCGGGGAGGAAGGGCGGCGGCCCCAAGAAGAAGCCGATCTCCCGCTCCGTTAGAGCCGGCCTCCAGTTTCCCGTGGGCAGAATTGGCCGTTACTTAAAAAAAGGTCGCTACGCGCAGCGTGTCGGCACTGGCGCGCCGGTGTACATGGCTGCCGTTCTCGAGTATTTAGCTGCTGAG GTGTTGGAGTTGGCTGGAAATGCGGCTAGGGATAACAAGAAGAACAGGATCATCCCGAGGCACGTTCTGTTGGCTGTGAGGAACGATGAGGAGCTGGGGAAGTTGTTGCAGGGTGTGACCATTGCTCATGGTGGTGTGCTTCCAAACATCAATCCGGTGCTGTTGCCGAAGAAGACTGGCGGTGAAAAGCCCACCAAGGAGCAGAAGCCG GAAAGCTTTCTGCTTGCAGGACTCTCTTACGACACCAATGAAACTGTGCTGAAGGATGCGTTTGAGAACTATGGCAAAATAGTCGAAG TTAAGGTAATATGTGATCGCGTGAGTGGAAAATCAAGAGGATATGGATTTGTGCGCTACTCTTCTGAAGCAGAAGCAAACAAAGCCTTGAAAGAAATGGACGGCCAG TTGCTGGATGGCAGGAATATCCGAATTCACTATGCTCATTGCTCACAGAGGGGGAAGCAAGGAACTCAGG ATATGAGATATCGGCTGAGTATTATCATGAGAGGACACAAGTTTGATGGATGGGGTGCAGTAAGTTAA